The Listeria monocytogenes genome window below encodes:
- a CDS encoding alpha/beta fold hydrolase: MIAEINGINLFYQIIGKGEPILLIHGNGQNHRSLKRMIDDLSTNNQVIAVDSRAHGKSEAGNTPLDFEVMALDMLSLLDYLKIDKYKVIGYSDGGIVALVMGKMQPNRQIASVVIGTNYHVNQIRFLPDLFCRVAYGAAFLLAPFSRFFERMKRQLALTIYHPHMSEADLQKISAPLLAVVGEYDLISSKDTKKMVHSVQHGEMVIVRNGLHYLPRQKPQQLLQLIHCFFSNLSAEIHK, translated from the coding sequence ATGATTGCAGAAATCAATGGAATTAACTTGTTTTATCAAATAATCGGTAAAGGAGAACCAATCTTGCTTATTCACGGGAATGGTCAAAATCATCGTTCTTTAAAGCGGATGATTGATGACCTCTCTACTAATAATCAAGTAATCGCCGTAGATAGCCGCGCACACGGGAAAAGTGAAGCGGGAAATACGCCGCTTGATTTTGAAGTGATGGCGTTAGATATGCTTTCGTTACTCGACTATTTGAAAATTGATAAATATAAAGTTATCGGATATAGCGATGGTGGTATCGTTGCTCTCGTAATGGGAAAAATGCAACCGAACCGTCAAATCGCATCCGTTGTTATTGGAACAAACTATCATGTAAATCAAATACGATTTTTACCAGACTTGTTTTGCCGTGTTGCCTACGGAGCTGCATTTCTTTTGGCACCATTTAGTCGTTTTTTTGAACGGATGAAACGGCAACTTGCTCTAACGATTTATCATCCACATATGTCAGAAGCAGATTTACAAAAAATAAGCGCACCACTTTTAGCAGTTGTGGGTGAATATGATTTAATATCTTCCAAAGATACGAAGAAAATGGTGCATTCTGTTCAACACGGTGAAATGGTTATTGTAAGAAATGGACTTCATTATTTACCGCGGCAAAAACCGCAACAATTGTTACAATTAATTCATTGTTTCTTTTCTAATTTAAGCGCAGAAATTCACAAATAA
- a CDS encoding alpha/beta hydrolase: protein MSADRSFTLKAGNRAVLLLHGFAGTTEDVRELGEILAENGYTVHAPNFRGHGDEPAIFLKTTPEMWYEDAVAGYRQLEKDGYNEIAIVGVAMGGVFALKMAESFSPKAIVPLCANVNRKMRYIPIENYLTKQLKKQGIVEQEADQMLKNYLPEIDVMTEARATFYKNVARDIEKIHVPTMIGQGCQDEEIDADNANYIFKHIHTNDKQLCFYAGSGHDIVNDCEKDILEEDLIYFLDDLVWLEEKVV, encoded by the coding sequence ATGAGTGCGGATCGTAGCTTTACGTTAAAAGCGGGAAATCGTGCTGTTTTGCTCTTGCATGGCTTTGCAGGGACTACAGAAGACGTAAGAGAACTTGGAGAAATTCTAGCAGAAAATGGATACACAGTGCATGCACCAAACTTCAGAGGTCACGGGGATGAACCCGCTATTTTCTTAAAAACAACACCGGAAATGTGGTATGAAGATGCGGTGGCTGGATATCGTCAACTTGAAAAAGACGGATATAATGAGATTGCAATTGTCGGTGTGGCAATGGGCGGAGTTTTCGCGCTTAAAATGGCAGAATCGTTTTCACCAAAAGCGATTGTTCCACTATGTGCCAATGTAAACCGCAAAATGCGCTATATCCCAATCGAAAACTATTTAACTAAACAATTAAAGAAACAAGGTATAGTAGAACAAGAAGCAGATCAAATGCTAAAAAACTATCTTCCTGAAATTGATGTAATGACGGAAGCACGTGCTACATTCTACAAAAACGTAGCGCGAGATATTGAAAAAATTCATGTTCCAACGATGATTGGTCAAGGCTGCCAAGATGAAGAAATCGACGCAGATAACGCCAATTACATCTTTAAACACATTCATACAAATGATAAACAATTATGTTTCTATGCAGGATCAGGGCATGATATTGTGAACGACTGTGAGAAAGATATTTTAGAAGAAGATTTAATTTACTTCTTAGACGATTTAGTTTGGCTAGAGGAAAAAGTTGTTTAA